One part of the Salinivirga cyanobacteriivorans genome encodes these proteins:
- the asnB gene encoding asparagine synthase (glutamine-hydrolyzing), with product MCGIAGYWLKNGNATSHLTNLENAIKRLNKRGPDYSNFFSQKNVGLGHARLSIIDTSAAANQPFSDETGNFTIIFNGEIYNFMEHRKLLEKDGVKFRTSSDTEVLLELYKKHHTETPSMLNGFFAFAIYNHSTNEIFLARDRFGIKPLYITETETQICFASEIKALIELNIDKTPDFNSIHRYFQLNYIPGPDTVFKNVKQIEPGTSALINKKGTKLLKYYTPPQKPDYTGGYKEAQQKLKALMLKSVEKRLIADVPLGSFLSGGIDSSIIATLTAKINPNIESFSIGFPNEPYFDETQYAKAVAQKAGLKHHIIDVHSKDMLDALPDVLDYIDQPFADSSAIPVFILSREIRKHVTVALSGDGADELFGGYRKHMAHKRALNPSILNTLLKSAAPIFEAAPQSRQNKIADKARQAARFSRGIKLNGAARYWFWASISSESYTNELLLNKPETTNSKPWEQLGLDIPTEHGLHHILNADIKMLLPGDMLTKVDLMSMANSLEVRVPFLDHELVDFTMQLPNNYKINKNQQKRILQDTFRDELPDILYNRPKKGFEIPLVNWFRNELNDFIFHEILNEEKIKNQQILNHKTIAKLRSQLMSASPGDAPARIWALIVFQNWWDKYMN from the coding sequence ATGTGTGGAATAGCTGGATATTGGCTTAAAAACGGAAATGCAACTTCTCACCTTACGAATCTGGAAAATGCTATTAAGCGGCTCAATAAAAGGGGCCCGGATTATAGCAACTTTTTTTCACAGAAAAATGTAGGGCTGGGGCATGCAAGGCTGTCTATTATTGACACCTCAGCAGCTGCAAATCAACCCTTTTCTGATGAAACAGGTAATTTCACCATCATCTTCAATGGCGAAATATACAATTTCATGGAGCACCGGAAATTGCTTGAGAAGGATGGTGTAAAATTTCGCACCAGTTCGGACACCGAGGTACTGCTTGAACTCTACAAAAAACACCATACCGAAACACCCTCAATGCTGAATGGTTTTTTTGCCTTTGCAATTTATAACCATTCAACAAACGAGATATTTTTAGCACGTGACCGTTTTGGCATAAAGCCACTATACATTACTGAAACTGAGACTCAAATTTGCTTTGCATCAGAAATAAAAGCCCTAATAGAGCTGAATATTGACAAAACACCAGACTTTAATTCCATTCACCGATATTTTCAGCTTAACTACATACCTGGCCCGGACACCGTATTTAAAAATGTAAAACAAATTGAACCGGGCACTTCCGCTTTGATCAATAAGAAAGGTACAAAGCTGTTAAAATATTATACTCCTCCGCAAAAACCAGATTACACCGGCGGATATAAAGAAGCTCAACAAAAACTTAAAGCATTAATGCTCAAATCGGTTGAGAAAAGACTCATTGCTGATGTACCATTGGGTTCATTCCTGAGTGGGGGCATTGACTCGTCCATAATTGCCACACTAACAGCCAAAATAAACCCGAACATAGAGAGCTTTTCCATTGGATTTCCCAACGAACCATATTTCGATGAAACCCAATACGCAAAGGCAGTTGCTCAAAAAGCCGGTTTAAAACACCACATCATCGATGTGCACTCAAAAGACATGCTCGATGCTTTACCAGATGTATTGGACTACATTGATCAGCCTTTTGCCGACTCCAGTGCTATACCAGTATTTATTTTAAGTCGTGAAATAAGAAAACATGTTACAGTAGCCCTTTCCGGTGATGGTGCAGATGAACTATTTGGCGGCTACAGGAAGCACATGGCTCATAAACGTGCACTGAATCCGTCTATTTTGAATACTTTATTAAAAAGTGCCGCTCCAATTTTTGAGGCTGCTCCCCAGTCACGACAGAACAAAATTGCTGACAAAGCCCGTCAGGCAGCAAGATTCAGCCGTGGAATAAAACTAAATGGGGCTGCAAGATATTGGTTCTGGGCCTCGATATCTTCAGAAAGTTACACCAATGAATTGCTCTTAAATAAACCAGAAACCACAAACTCAAAACCCTGGGAGCAACTTGGACTGGATATCCCTACGGAGCATGGATTGCACCACATACTAAATGCAGATATTAAAATGCTGCTTCCAGGTGATATGCTGACAAAAGTAGATCTGATGTCAATGGCGAACAGTCTTGAAGTACGTGTACCATTTCTTGACCACGAACTTGTAGACTTTACAATGCAACTTCCGAACAACTATAAAATCAACAAAAACCAACAGAAACGAATCCTGCAAGACACATTCAGAGACGAATTACCAGATATTTTATATAACCGCCCTAAGAAGGGTTTTGAGATACCACTGGTAAATTGGTTTCGTAACGAACTAAATGATTTCATATTTCACGAAATACTCAACGAAGAAAAAATAAAAAACCAACAAATATTAAATCATAAAACCATTGCGAAATTACGGTCTCAACTTATGAGTGCAAGCCCCGGGGATGCCCCTGCCAGAATATGGGCACTTATAGTTTTTCAGAATTGGTGGGATAAATACATGAATTAA